Part of the Nicotiana sylvestris chromosome 2, ASM39365v2, whole genome shotgun sequence genome, AGAAGTTATTTTTACACCGGCCCCCTCCTTCCCCCTAGCATAACAACTCAAAAAATTTGCAACATCTTTAAATAAATGACACAGAAAATGAAAGTGATGATATATCACAATTACAACCATACGCTAAGAAGAGGAATTCGCCATTGTCGAGTTATGGTTGCGACAGAATTGAAAGCTGTTAGCATCCATTCTTTCCAACACAAAATGCCCCAACATGTCCTTTGACTTCACCAAATTCTCTTTACATAAGAACTCATCGCTTGTAATTCTATCCACTTGCTGATTAAAATCATGCACAAAAACATGTGTCTTTGGATTGCCACCTTTCTTGCTCCGCGCCAAAACACTAGCAGTAAAAATAGCTGACATTCGACCAGGTGCCTCAGGCCAATACCCTCTTGGACCATCAACCAAAATAACATCCCACTCCACCTCATAAAATTGATTAGGCAAGTCATTTAGCCCGAGTTTGCACTCTGAAAACAACAAATTCTGCACTGGTCTGCATTCGTTTCGCACTTGTTCCTTAACTCCTGCAATCAATTCCTTCATTTCACTCAATTTGGTCGTGTACTGCACGTCATAAGCTTCAATTTCTGGATATTTTTCCTCTATGTAAGCTGCATAATAACGATTTTCGTCAATAAAAACTGTTCGGCCATTGTGATTCAGGGCTTTCCAGAGACGGGTCTCGTGGGTAAGTCCAAAAACAAGTAAATTGCAAGGTTGAGAACATTTTTGTAGAACATCAGCAATATATTTCATATCTGTATAAGACATGTGTTCTGTATTGTTAGAATTTGAAGCGTAATGGACAAGGGCCATAGCCACAGCCTTAGACAATGGTGGGGTACTTGAACTAGTAATTGTAGATGCAGTAACTACAGACGCCGTGATTTTAGATTCTCTTGTGTAAATCACAGTAAGAAGAGAAGCAAGTGTCAAGAATGAAACAAAAGCTAAAGCCCAAAAACGATTGGAGCTTCCTTGTTTTTGGATATAAGGGTGAAGAAGTATTAGCTTTGTACTACTTCCAAGACTATTCTTCATCTTTGTGTTTGTAAGATTTCCCTTTTTGTAAAGATGGATTTGGAAATTGGAATGAGCTCTGAGAGAAATGGAAGCTGAGATTTAAAGTAGGATAGACATGAATTGGCAGATGGTGAAGATTAATACTAATCATGACATTACAATCCTACCAATATTTGATTAAGTAAAGCAAGGTCTCGTTGGCAAAGAAGAAGTTGACCATCTGGCTGTGATTGGCTAACTCAAGCTATGTCTAACCacctcattttttttttcttgctaAAAATGGTTTCACATTGAAAATGGAGTAGTTGGAGGGAAGGTATTTGGTAAGGTGGTAGCGACTCAGTAACTAATTTACAAGCAGGAAGTCGCTTTTCCTTACTCATTCCATCTTCATTTCTCACGTAACCTCTACTTAATAAACACACCATTTTACTCTTGGGAGCAGACGAGTCAGCTGCCAGCAGATTCCATTTCCGCAACAtaataaatacattaaaatacCTTCACATGTATTATACAAAATTAAAGTTAGTTGATGACATATACTTAGTTTTTAAAAAGGATCTAATTTGTTGCAACTTCCGCTCTTTAATTATTGAACATTAAACTGAAGTTCTGAATGCAAGGTGCCAACTATAATATTAGTTCAGTTAGAACAATCAACTAAAGTTGAAAATTCTCTAAATTTAGTACAGGCCATTTGATACGGAGTTTAATTGAAAATTTTATTGTCAGAGTCCTAAGGTTCAAAGTAAAATTTAATGAGTCCCTGTTGCCCCACTATGACACAGTGCAAAAGGGTTCAATTTCCATAAAACGTATGACAATGCAACTTATCTAGAACCTCTTATATTGAAGTTGGGGCAGTTTGGGTAAGAATTCAAAAACGGTTAAAATGACGTATTGAAGCCTTAAATATTACTTTTCTGAATTGTCTCTGTCATCTATGAATTTCCGAACGTTAGCAAATTAATGTAGTAATAACTTCTAGTATATGGCAAGACCAAATGTTGGGGCCTTGTTCAGAACCAATTATCATTGTGGGCCTTGTGATGTCATCGATATTGAATCGAACCCTTTACAGTTTTGGGCCCGGGTCATGGAAATTCAGCCTCAGCCTTGTCATGAGTAATTGTCTGGAGATCCTTGACCAACACTGTAATTCGTTATGGATTCAAAAATTTAAGTCAAGTTTTTCTTTAGCGAGCAAATGATGACTAATCGCCCCTTTCCACAAGAGTTGCTGCCATAATTGCTAATAAAGCGAGGAAGTGGTGATGGCTAAAAATCAGTGTCATATTGAGCACTCAATTTGTGATTTGTTTTGTATAGCCGCAGAGGAATTATTGGCAATTAGAAGTTGCTCAATTGCATTAAAAAAGGTAAAGCATTCTCTTTAGCTTTGTAAATTGGCCCACAGTAGAGGAGAAATGACAAGTCTAGAGGTAAAGGAACTTTATCGTGTCTCAATACATTTGTGAGGGATTAGCATCGTCTTTTGATGAAATAAAAGACTCTACTTTTGGGAAAAGAAGGATCAAGGGTGGCAAACTTTGGTTGACGCCTTTGAAGTTGAAAGTTGAAATTATGGACTTTAAGAAAAGAAGGAAATATGCCATTTTCATCTGTGGTCTCCAATTCTGGCAAAGAAGCTAAACAagacaaagagaaaagaaaatgaacaGCATAACGATATAAGACCACTACAAGGCCCTGCCGGTTTTCGCTTAATTGGGAACTCAATCTGAATCATTCAACTCTTactgtatttatttattttcaccACCGGCTACTGTAGTCATAGTGTGCTTTACCATACAAATTATTCCTAAATATTGTATAAATTAAATATTTCTCTAATATTTTGGTTCAAAAATTTTAGTTTTAAGAAACAGTTTTGTACACTTTTTGAAAAAAACTCGAGTGTGCGGAGCGTAATCACTTACCTCAGAAAATCACGTCATGATTGTCTTAAATGGATGTGCTCCTAGTCAAAAAGGCATATAGTAGTGCCAGGTCCATTAATTTTTACCCTTCCAACCCTAGACTATTAAACTAATAAGAGTTATATCGTCTAACTTCATTCAAAAATGGAACTTGAATTTTTATAGAATCAAATTCTAAAATCATGTTGAATTGTATCGAATCCATTTTCTATTTTAAAGCAAACAGTTGCCTTGACCTTAAGTAACTACAGTTAGGAGGATTCATCCAATAGCTTAA contains:
- the LOC104225159 gene encoding protein IRX15-LIKE-like; this translates as MKNSLGSSTKLILLHPYIQKQGSSNRFWALAFVSFLTLASLLTVIYTRESKITASVVTASTITSSSTPPLSKAVAMALVHYASNSNNTEHMSYTDMKYIADVLQKCSQPCNLLVFGLTHETRLWKALNHNGRTVFIDENRYYAAYIEEKYPEIEAYDVQYTTKLSEMKELIAGVKEQVRNECRPVQNLLFSECKLGLNDLPNQFYEVEWDVILVDGPRGYWPEAPGRMSAIFTASVLARSKKGGNPKTHVFVHDFNQQVDRITSDEFLCKENLVKSKDMLGHFVLERMDANSFQFCRNHNSTMANSSS